The Lysobacterales bacterium sequence TCGGCGTGCGCGAAGTCAATGTCGGTGCGGTGCTGAACGTGCAGTCCGACCATCTCGGCCTCAAGGGCATCGACACCCTCGAGCAGCTGGCCGAGGTCAAGCGCATCGTCGTCGAGGTGGCGCAGGACTGCGCGGTGCTGAATGCCGACGACCCGAACGTGGTGCGCATGAGCGCGTACACCGACGCCAAGTCGCTGTGTTACGTCACTCTCAACCCGAGCCACGCCCTGGTGCGCGAGCACATCCGTGCCGGCGGCCGCGCCTGCGCGCTCGAGGCCGGCGTCAACGGCCAGATGATCACGCTGTACGACAAGGGCAGCCATATCCCACTGCTGTGGACGCATCTTGTGCCGGCGACCCTGGAAGGACGCGCGATGCACAACGTGCAGAACGCCATGTTCGCGGCGGCGATGGCGTTCGCGCTTGGCATCAAGCTCGACGCCATCCGCCAGGGCCTGCGTACCTTCGACACCACCTTCTTCCAGGCGCCAGGCCGGATGAACGTGTTCAACGAGCATCCGTTCAAGGTGCTGTTCGATTATGGCCACAACGCGCATGCGGTGGCGGCGATGGCCGATCTCGCGCAACGGCTCGAGGTGCCTGGTCGGCGCATCGTCGTGCTGGCCGGGCCCGGTGACCGTCGCGACGAGGACATCCGCGCGATCGCCGATGCCGTCGCCGGCCGTTTCGATCATTACATCTGCCGGCGCGATGACACGCTGCGCGGTCGCGAAGCCGATGAAGTGCCGAAAATGCTGGCGGCGCAGTTGCGCAGTCATGGCGTTGGCGATGCCGCGATCACCTTGATCCCCGACGAGCAGGAAGCGATCGGCCACGCGCTCAAGCAGGGCCGGCACGGAGACCTGCTACTGATCTTCGCGGACGCGTTGGTGCGATCGTGGAAGCAGGTGATCTATTTCCGCCCGGAAGGCACGAGTCCGCCGGCACGCACGCCGGCGCCCGCGGCGGCGAACAAGCCCGAGGACCAGCCGGCGCTTGCCGACGAGGCCGTGCTCGCGAGTTTCGATGGTCTGGTGCGCGACGAGCGCGGCGTGCGTTTCAGCCGCGACGCCGAAGACTGAGACGGCCGCGGCGTTGTCGTACTGCTTCGAAGACTCGCGCCGGCTGACCGGCCCGAACCTGTATTTCGCCGCGTCCGGTGCCGTGCTCGACACCGTGGGGGTGATGCCGACGCCCGCGCAGATCGAGCACTGGCGCGATCGCGTGCAGCAGGCGCGCGCGTGGCTGGGTTGGCCGCAGGGTGACGCGATCGTTGCGCGCCCGCATCGGCGCGGCGCGATGCTCGCGATTGCGGCGCCGCTCGACCAATTGTTCACCGCGACCGAAGTCAATGAATGGGCCTGGCAGCAAGCCTGCGGTCGCTGCGAGATGCACGCGCCCGCGCATCCTGCAGTCGACGATGAGGCTTCGGCGCGTGCGACCTTGTCGCGTTCGTCGATCGCCGAACTCCGACCGGCGCTGTTGGCCCTGATCGCTGCGGCCACCGCGCACGGGCTGCCGCTGTTGTGGGACGACGAGGAACTCAGCATCGGCGCCGGTGCGACGAGTGCGCGCTGGCCAATGACCTCGCTGCCCGAGGTCGCCGCAGTGCCGTGGACGTCGCTCGCTCGCGTGCCGGTTGCGCTGGTCAGTGGCTCCAACGGCAAGACCACGAGCGTGCGCCTGATCGCGGCGATGGCGCGTGCGCAGGGCTGGTTCTGCGGTCACAGCTGCACCGATGGTCTGTTCTTCAATGGTGTCGGTGAGCAGGGCGGAGATTATTCCGGACCAGCCGGGGCGCGCAGCGTGCTGCGTGATGCGCGTGTACAGGCGGCGGTGCTGGAGACGGCGCGTGGCGGCATTCTGCGGCGTGGTCTCGCGATCGACGAGGCCGATGTCGCCGTGGTCACCAATGTCAGTGCCGACCATTTCGGCGAATACGGTATCGACACGCTCGCCGATCTCGCCGACGTCAAGCTCACCCTGGCGCGCGCGCTGCGTCCCGGTGCACGCATCGTCGTCAATGCCGACGACAGCGTGCTGCGCGAGCGCGCACTGAAGCTCGAGGCGCCGGTTGCATGGTTCGCGCTCGACGCGGCGCAGGCACGCCAGTGGGCGAAGGCGGACATGCCAACCTGCGGGTTGCGCGCGCGTCGTGTCGTGTTGACGCTGGCCGGCGTCGAGCATGATCTCGGCGAGATCGACGCCTTGCCGCTGACGCTCGATGGCGCTGCCCGCTACAACATCCACAACCTGCTCGGTGCTGCACTCGCGGCGGCGTTGCTCGGTGTCGACATCGCACACCTCCGTGCGGTGATGGCCAGTTTCGGTCGCGAACGCGCGGACAACCCGGGTCGCCTGCAACATTTCCACGCGCGTGGCATCGACGTCCTGCTCGATTACGCGCACAACCCGGAAGGGCTCGCGGGCCTGCTTGAACTCGCACGTCGCCGTTTCCCGCAGCGTCGGCTGGGTCTCGTGCTCGGCCAGGCGGGCAATCGCACTGACGACGACATCCGTGCGCTCGCTGATATCGCCGCAGATGCGCAGCCGGCCTTTATCGTGCTGAAGGACATCGATGGCATGTTGCGCGGCCGCGCGCCCGGTGCCGTGCCGGCCTTGCTGCAGGACCAGTTGCTCGCGCGCGGTTATGCGCGGGAACAACTGAGTGTGCATCTGCCCGAGTTGGATGCGGCCCAAGCCGCCATGGACCTCGCGCGGTCGGGCGACGTACTGGTCTTGCCGATCCACGCCCGCCCCGCGCGTGAGGCGGTACAGGCGTGGCTGTTGCAGATCTCGATGGTCGGGGTCAGTTCGCCAGCCGTGCCGCAGTGACCGTGTCCACCGGATCGTTGTTCTCCAGCGTGACTTCGGTGCCTTCATAGGCGCCATTGCCGGCGTTGACGATGGCGCCGACGGCGGCGCTCGCGTCCTCGGCACTGGCGGTGTTTTCGCGAATGCTGACGCCGGCCAAGCGGAGCTCGCCGAGGTTGAGCACCGCCGATGCCGCGATCAGCGAATCGTAGCGGCGGCTGATCCAGTTTGACTCGATGCTCGAGCGCGCCAGCTCCAGGGTTCCGTAGTTCAGCACGGTGCCGGCGTCGCGCTGGGTGGCGGCGAGCTGGTTGAAGCTGATCTCGCTGGAGGCTACCCGCAGGTGGCCGTAGTTCTCGATGATCGCCGGCACGTTCTTGGCAATGTTGTCGACCACGCGGACCCGGTCCAGCCACAGGTCGCCGTGGTTCACCAGCGCGCCGCGCGAGCCCTCGGCCATGGTCAGGGAGTCGATATGCAATTGTCCGCCCTTGGCCACGGCGAGAAGGGCGAAGTCCTCGTTCGAATAGCGACGCAGTTCGGCGTCGTTGCCGTGGAGGACGATCTTGCCGGTGACCGTGGGCAGGCCGAGTTCGCGCTCGTCGTCAGCGGCCGTGGCCAGGAAGTACAGGCCTCCGCGGGCCAGACGGATCGTCGTCTCTCCGGCGGACTGGTTCGCCTGGTGGATCGCTGCGGCGAGGGCGTCGGCATCGCGGTCGGCGATGTCGATCGTGGTGCCAGCCAGCACCGGGGCAGCTGCGGTCGTAAGCAGAAGTGAAAAGGCGCGGGAAAGACTCATCGGGATACCTCGGGTTGGCGGCATTGCCGGGTGCGAAACTGAACGCAAGCTTTAGAGTTTTCCTTCTACGACAATTGGCACCGACCGGTTCGTGATCGCTTTGGCGTATTGCCGGTAGACCCGGGTCGACAGACGGTCGTGCGTGGCGCGCTTGCAGCGGCGATTGCCACGGCTAGAATCGACCCGATCCCATGCGTCGAGCACGGCGCATGGCCGAATGGCCCGAATACACTCCGAGGATAATGA is a genomic window containing:
- a CDS encoding Mur ligase translates to MSYCFEDSRRLTGPNLYFAASGAVLDTVGVMPTPAQIEHWRDRVQQARAWLGWPQGDAIVARPHRRGAMLAIAAPLDQLFTATEVNEWAWQQACGRCEMHAPAHPAVDDEASARATLSRSSIAELRPALLALIAAATAHGLPLLWDDEELSIGAGATSARWPMTSLPEVAAVPWTSLARVPVALVSGSNGKTTSVRLIAAMARAQGWFCGHSCTDGLFFNGVGEQGGDYSGPAGARSVLRDARVQAAVLETARGGILRRGLAIDEADVAVVTNVSADHFGEYGIDTLADLADVKLTLARALRPGARIVVNADDSVLRERALKLEAPVAWFALDAAQARQWAKADMPTCGLRARRVVLTLAGVEHDLGEIDALPLTLDGAARYNIHNLLGAALAAALLGVDIAHLRAVMASFGRERADNPGRLQHFHARGIDVLLDYAHNPEGLAGLLELARRRFPQRRLGLVLGQAGNRTDDDIRALADIAADAQPAFIVLKDIDGMLRGRAPGAVPALLQDQLLARGYAREQLSVHLPELDAAQAAMDLARSGDVLVLPIHARPAREAVQAWLLQISMVGVSSPAVPQ